The genomic DNA AGTAGATTGGAATCATCGTGAACGGATTTGAGATATAAACTGCAACGAGTGCAGCAAAGCGGTTGAAGCGGAAAAACGGCTGCGTGAGAAAGGCAACGGCAAGCACTAACAACATTTGAATTCCAAAGGTCGGAGTCAGACCGATGAAAATTCCAATTGCAGTTCCCATCGCAATGGAATGGGGAGTGTCTTTGAGTTGCAGAATAGCATGCAACCATTGACGTGGATCGCACCACCAGATCAATCGCGATTGCCAGGACATCGAGAAATTCCCACTTGGGCAGCCATACTCGTCATCAAATGCGAACAATTGCGTCGAGAATAAATGTGGTCCATCAACACGTTGCGGGCAGGTTAACCTCGCTGGTGTTGTGGATACCGCGTCATCAGGATTCATCACCTGCTGCGTCACTCTGGCCTCTTGTTTCTTCGGTTGTCATCTCGACCAAATACTGTGATCGGTTCAATGATCGGGTTCAGTGATCGGTCGGAGCGAGTCGATTGATATTTTTCGCATCGACCCCAACCGGCTGCAAAATTTGCCGAATCGTTACTGATTCATCAACTTCGTGACAAGAGGCAGGACATCTTCCTGATAGGTAAACTCTGCGGGATCTTCGGGGTTTGGGAATTGCCCAGCAAGTTGCCCGTCTTTCCCATAAACGTACACGATGGGGATCGATCCCTGCTTGATTTTTTCGTTATAAACGATGTCAGAAGCGGTCGAACAAAGAATGTTTTGAAACGTAGCACCTTGCTTTTTCAGAACAGCCAGAACTGGCTTGGTGTACGTCTCGACCGGTTCATCATCAAAACCCTGATAGTCCAGTGAGATCGAGAGACACGCGACTTGATCCGAATGCTCTTTGTGAAGTTGGACAAGATTGGGGAACTCGACCAAGCAGGGGGCACAGTAAGTTGCCCAGACATCGACAACGACGATTTTGCCTTTGTGCTGCGAAATCAACTCCTGAGTTTGATCCCAACTCTTGATTTCAAGCTTCACTTCTTCAGCTTGACTTGTTGATGAATCAGAAGTTGTTGATGACTCTTCTGTTTGACCTGCCGGGGCTGGTGTCTCATTGGCGGGAGTTTCTGGCGTCACCGCGCCTCCAGCTTCGGGAACTTCGGGGTCGGGAGGCGTTCCAGGTTCTTGTGAACATCCTGCCGCGACCAGAAAAGGAACGAAGGCCAATAGAAGTAAGGTTGTTTTCAACATCTCATCAATCCATCGTGAAATTTTTGAAGTGATCACATCTTTTGAGTATTCGCTTGAGTGATCGCTCGTTCGTTTCCAAACGCCCATTTGGAAATTGGTCGTGCCCTGGATCTTCTGTTCTCGAAGTGGCTTGTTTTTTGCGGTTCAAGAGAACTTTCGTGCCGCCGTTCGGACGGCACTCTTCATTGATACTCTCAACTGTTGAGAGCTTCAATCACTTTTTGCCCCATTTCAATTGTTCCAAGTGAGACTTCTCCATCCTTTGCCAAGTCCTTGGTACGGTGACCTGCCGACAGAACAGCGTCGACTGCTGCTTCGATTGCTTTCGCTTCGTCGTCCAGGTTCAGCGAATGTCGGAGCAACATGGCAGCTGCCAAAATCGTAGCTAGTGGGTTCGCGATTCCAAGCCCTGCAATGTCTGGTGCCGATCCGTGGATCGGTTCGTAAAGTCCGGGGCCATCGCTTCCAAGGGAGGCACTCGGGAGGAGACCCATCGAGCCGGGAAGCATCGATCCTTCGTCGGTGAGGATATCGCCGAACATGTTGCCAGTCACCACCACATCGAATGTGGATGGGCGAGAAATCAGATGCATCGCCATCGCATCAACCAGGACAACATCGTATTTCAGGTCTGGAAACTCTTCTCGGACAACACGCTCAGCGACCTTGCGCCAAAGCCGCGATGCTTCCAGCACGTTTGCTTTATCGACAGATGTTAAATGTCCCGAGCGACCTTGAGCAGCTTTTGCAGCGACTCGAACGACTCGTTCGATTTCGTGCGTGCTGTAAACCATGGTACTGGTTGCGGTTTCGCTTCCATCGGCATTCTGTTCTAAGTTGGAATCGCCGAAGTAAATGCCCCCGGTCAGTTCTCGCACGAAGAAAATATCGGTTCCTTCCACAATTTCTCGACGGAGAGGAGAAGAATCGAGCAGGAACTCATGTGTGGTGATTGGACGCAAGTTTGCAAAAAGGCCTAACTCTTTGCGAATTTTCAGAAGTCCAGCCTCGGGACGAGTCTTGGCTGTGGGGTCATCCCACTTCGGGCCACCAACAGCACCAAGAAGAATCCCATCAGCGTTTCGGCATGCGTTCAGAGTTGCCTCGGGAAGCGGGTCTCCGAAATCATCAATCGCGTTTCCGCCAATCGGGTGTGATTCGAACTCGAACTTATGTCCAAACTTTTCAGCAACTTCGACAAGAATCTTACGACCTTCTTCAGTCACTTCCGGACCAATTCCATCACCGGGAAGAAGTACAATTTTTGCGTTCACGTTTCTCTGACTTTCAACTGCATTAGATACGACACTCAGTACATTTCCCAAGGATCGGGGATCCAACACCGGGTGAGCAACTCAGACAGGGAACTCATGTTCCCGCTCGTCTGACGCCATTCCGGGTTCCGATTTCCATTTTGCAGGAGATGTCGAGAGGAGATGGGCTAAGACCCCACACCAAAACTTTAACGGAGCAATCGATCATATTCCACCCGCATGCAAGTTCGAAAGCGACTACGGGGGAGTCTCTGAAAACTGAGAGACTTCAGTAATTCTGCTTCATTGTGATGAATCTTGCGATCAGATCGATCTACACGGCTGAATCATGACATGATCGGGCGCTGACAAATTCAAAAAACTTGCTGCCACGGTTGCTGGCAGCTCCTCTACGAACGGCTGGTGGTAGCAAAGCCAGCCATTCTTAAGGTTGTTTTTTACTGTCAATTTGGATGTTGCCGCTCTTCGGGACAAGGGAAGTGGTGAAGAAGAGTGGCGGAGGCTTTGCGAAGTCTCGGCGATGGAAGGTCGCGTGTTGAAAATCGTAGGTTCATTGTCTGTGAAATTCAGTTCGTGCCGATTGTTTCATGTTCAATAATTGTCGGGATTCCATCGACGAGGAGTTTCCGGTTTGCGGAAAACCCTGCGGAGCTTCACTGAAAAAGTTGCGTTTATTTAACAAAGACACGGTCGCAGAAGATGCTTTTTGACCGTGCGAAGTCTGTGAGCTATATGCAAAGAGTGGTTCTCGAGGTGGTGCGTGTCGCATTTCGCCGAGTGGGGATTCACTCGGACACGGAGCTTATTGGTATGTTGGCATCTGCCGTTGAAATTCCTGATCTCTACGAACAAAGTCGCAAGGAACTGGACCCCGGCTTTGATGGAGTCTGCCTGCGTCCTTTGTGGTCGACAGCAGGGCATGGGCCAATCACTTTGTTTCCGGGACGTTATACTGTCGGCTCCGATGAAAGTTGTGATTTTACATTTCCTGTTGCTGGGGTTGCTGGCCAACACTGCTTGATCGTCGTCGGGCGGAAACGCGCGATTTTGAAAGCCAGTTCTCAATTAACGTGGCTGAACGAAGGGGTAATTACCGAAGGCGAACTCAAAGCGGGGGATCGACTGGTCATTGGGCCGATTGAATTCGAAGTGGAAGTCCTGCACGCGGAACCAGCAGTCAGCAGCCAAGACGATTTTTCGCCACCGGACATCGATGAGCTGATCAGACACGCTGCTGAGCAACCTGGGAGCAATCAAAAGGACCGTCGAGAACAACTCGTTCAGGAAATGCTGACTGATGTCGAAGGGCTTCTCGATGTTTTCTTTCAAAAAGAAAAAGAATCGCATGCTCAGTTGACTGCGATGAACACGACTCTCGTAAATGCTCAACTCGAATTGGAGCAAGAGTTCAAACTTCTTGAGTTACAGCGGCAAGAAATTACGGAAAAGCAAAACGAGATTGTTTCAGAGCGTTCCCAGTTAGTGCCCATTGCGGATGCCACCGAGAAGTTACAGGGACTTCGGAAGGAACTTGAGACTCAGGCCGAGGAACTTTCTCAACGCGAAGTTGAACTGCTCAATCAAAAAGCGAGTCTCGCAAAGCAGGTTGAGGAGGTTAATGCTCAGAAAGAGAATCTTCAGGCCTCGCTCGAACGGGTTCAGATTGCTCAGCAAGAGTTAAAAGCATCCGCACAACAGACACAAGAGGAATCTCGTCTCCTCGAAAGTCGCACATCTGACCTCGCTCTTCTGGAACAAGAGGTTCAAGAGCAAAGAAATGCCGTTGAGAAACAACAGCACGAACTCAATGACCTTGCACAACACCTTGAATCTCGATCCGCGGAGATTCAAGCAGGTTTCGATGAGATCAGTGCGCAACAAGAGACATTGAAAGAGAAAGAGCAACAGCTCCAGATCAAAGAAAGCGAACTCCAGAAGAGTCAGGAGCAACTTGACGAACAGGCACAAAGCGTATCGAGCAGAATCGCTGATTTTGATCTGCAATTAGAAACTCTTCGAGAAGACCAAAAGACCGTTCAGGAGCAGCGAACGCAGTTTGAGTCGGAGAAGGAACTCTTCCAGCAGAGACAGGCATCGCTAGAGAAAGAGCTTGCAGCCAGAGATGATTCGTGTGCTGCGATTGTCCAGGAACTGGAGTTGAAAGCGTCTCAACTCGAAGCCGATCTTCAAGACCTGAATCGCCGTGAAGAGAAGCTCGATCTACAGCGACAGGAGCTTCAACTTGAAGCTGACCTGTTCGAAGAGCTTTCAGATGAATTCATTGAATCGCAGCGTGAACTCGAGCGCAAACATGATCAGCTCAATCAAGCTCGCGAAGATTTTGAAAAGCAGCGGCAACTCGAACTCAACGAACTTGCTGAACTCAAACAACAGGCAGCAACGGATCGGCAATTGCTCGACGAGCAATTTTCTCAGTTGAAGAATCTAAAGGCCGAACATGAGCAGGTTTCGCAGACGCTGCAAGCAGACCGACTGAGTCTTGTTCAGTTGGAGGAAGGGCTTCAACAACGCGAAGAAGAGCTTCGCAATGGACATGCTCTACTCGACGAGAAGACTCGTGCGGTTGAAGAGCAGCTCAGTGAGTTGCAAGCACATCGTGATCGGCTCACGGATGACGAGCAAGAACTTGCTCGACAGCAAGCGGAGCTCACGGCTGACCTCGAAGCAGCTGCTGAAAAACAAAACGAGTTCCTCAAACAGAACGAAATCCTCGCTGAGGAACAACGGTCACATCAAGAGCATTGTGAAGCGGTCGCTGCGCTGCATGAACAGTCGCGTTCAGAACTCGATCAACGAGAAGAGCATTTGCGAGTTGCACAGAAGCAACTGGAGTTGCTTTCGCTTTCCATCGAGGAACGAGAAGTTGCAGCAGATCTCCTCTTCGATGACTTGCAGGCTGAAAAGAAGGGGCTGGCAGAACTTGCTGCAGAACTCGAACTTCGTGAACAGGAAGTTCAGGATCAACATGGGCTTCTGGAGACCCAGGATTTCGAACTGAAAGAACAGCTTGAAGCTCAACGTGCGAAGCTGTCAGAGCAAGAGAATAGTCTTGTTCAGCAGAGAGAGGAACTGAAGCGAGAGTTCGAGAACCTGAAGGAACAGGTTGAGCGACTGGACGAGCAAAAGAAACAACTCGAAACAAGAGAGGAGCAACTGCGTTCAGAGGAAGAATCATTAGAAAAACGATCACTGGAAAAGCAGAAGGAGATCGAAGAGCAGACGAAGTCTCTCGCTCTTGAACAGCAGCTTCTGGAAGAACAGACTCAACAATTGAAGTCTCAAAGTTCTGAATATGCTCAGCGTCAGAAAGAAATCGAGGAAGAGCAGGGTGGCTTAGTCCTCTTTGAGAAGGTGCTCAAAGACCGTAAGCAAGATTTTCAGGGAGAGCAGGAACTCTTGCAATCCAGCTCTCTGGAACTGGAAGAGAAAACCAGGCAGTTGCAAGCGGCTCAATCTGAACTCGCCGCTAAAATCGAAAAGTTCAACCTTCAGAAAGCTGAACTTGAACTCGAAGCGGACATCCTTGAAGAGAGGAGTTCCGAACTCAACGAAAAACAAAACGAACTCATCAGTCGAGAAGAAGAGTTTCAGAATCGATGCCGAGAATTCGAGCAAAAACAAGCTGAGGAACAACCTAAGCTTCAGCGTCTCTCACGGGAACTCTCTGAAGAGCGAATCCGACTCGACGATCTGGCAGCACGATTGGAGTCGCAACAACAGGAGTTTCAGCGACAGAGTACGGAATTCAAACTGGATCAGTCCGTATTGTCAGAGTTCGAAGCTGAGCTCGAACAACGCGAAGCTGAACTGCATGCAGCATCGATTGAGCTCAAGGAACAGCAATCGGAACTCGCTTCTCAGACGGAGAAGTTCAACAACGAGCGACAAGAGCGGGAAGCACAACTGCTCGCAGCGGAAAAAGATCTGGAGCAACGCGAACTCCGGTTCGAGACAGACCAGAAACAGCATCAGGCACTTCTCACAGAGTACGAGAAGCTTGAAGCTGCACACTTCGAATTGCGTGATCAGGAACAGGTTCTCCTCAGTCAGATGGCCATCCTGAAATCAAGCGAAGAGGAACTCCGACTCAGTCTCTCCCAAGCCAAACGGGAGGAGGCACAGGAACTTGAGGATCGACAGGCTCAGCTCAATCAACAGCTTGAAGAGCTCAGGTCGCTGGAAAGTGAACTCGCTGAACGTGAGTCACAACTAAAATCACAACATCAAGTCGAACGCGATCAGCTTGAATCTCAAGTTCTTGAACTCTCAAGTCAGCTGGACAGAGTGATCGTTGAACGAAATGAATTACTGGAACAGGGGCAGCAGGTTGCCGAGCAACAGAGAAAGTATGAAAGCGAGAGCGCTGAACTTCAGGAACTTCAACAGTTGCTGGAAGAAAAACTGGAGTACTGCGAGTCGCGGATAAAAGAGACCGAATCGACACGCCAAAAGTTGTCCGGGCAATTTGAAGAACTTCGAGAACGTCAGCAAGGATTTCAACAACTCGAACTCGAACTTGAGGAAGAGAAAGCCTCAATTGAACAGGAGCGAAGTTCAATCGAAATCGCACGTGCCGATTTCGAACAAGACGTAGCGGAATTCGAAGATCTGCAAGAGCGTCTACTCTCTGACCTCAATCAAAGCGACTCGAAGCAAAACGATTCCACTCAAGATCTCGACCCGCAACCTCAAGAAGTGCAAGGAGAATTACAGGGAATTGCCAAAGACGGCGTTGATGAGGATGTCGATCACAAGATCGATGAGAAGGCGACTGACAGTGTTGGTGACGGTGTTAGTGGCAGTGTTCGTGACAAGATTAGTGGCAATGTTGTCAGTGACGACGCTGTAATAAGTGACAACGCGGAATTCAATCTGAATGTCGAACTGCACAACGAGGTGGCCTCAGAGGCAGTCGAAGGCGAAAGCTCCGCTGAGACAGGAGATGAGTCTGCCCCAATCGATGGTCTACGCTCGGAACTGGCAGAAATTTTTGGGATTCCACTGGGGGGGGAAACGCCTGCAGAAAAGTCGACCGCAGAGAACTCTTCGACGGGGATCACTGAAGAGATTGAGTTAGAGGTTGAGTCAGAGAGTGAAACACCTGAAATTTTGGAACTCGCAGAAGCCGGCCTCGAATTGCCCGAGTCACTCAAGGAAGAGGCGACCACACAGACTGACGAAAAGAGTGAAGCCTCAAATATCTCGGAATCGTTTGTTGAGGAATCTCGCACCCCAGACTTTTCCTCAGATGATGTCATTCAAAACTATATGAAGCAGCTTCTCGCCCGGAATTCAGCTGAAAAGTCTCAACCGAAAACATCTGAGGTCCTGGAAACTCCTGAGCAAGAGTTAAGCCCTTCAGCGACACAGTTAAAAACTCAGCCCGTTGAGCGAACCGAAGGTGAGGCATCCAATTCACGGAACACGAACTCACGTGAAGTTCGTGAGTCTGCTGCCATTCGAGCGAATCTGGACTCATTTCGAGAGTTGGCGAACCTCTCCGCACGTTCGGCAGTTGCGAAATCAACACTGAGTCGCGAGCGGACCTTTATAAAAATTTACGCAGCGTGTGCTGGCATCGGTTGGTTATGTACGTCATTCCTGTTAATGACCGAGCAATGGTCGTCATCAGAGCAGGGGCAAGCGACATTGTTAGCCAGTATGACCGGACTCGGGGCGATCTTTGCGACTGCAAAGATGTTCCGTTCGATGGTCAGGGCCAGATATTTCCTCGCTTTAGCCCCCGACAATGAGAATGACGGTGACAGTCTCAATGACAGCGACAGCGACAGCGACATTGACAGCGACAGCGACAGCGACAGCGACATTCACATTGACAACATTGGCAGCGAAGTTGAGATTGAGGCCCCATTGGCGGAGTCGTGATCTGCAACGAAACCGCCTCCGGACATGGGTAACGCTTCCAAACACATAAACCGCATCCAGAACTGTTCCAGTTTCTTGCGAACTGATCCTGAAACTTGAAGTTGCTTACTCAATCGTTGAGAAAAGCAGCTATCCCAGAGGTTTTCGGTCTGGTTTTTGATTGACCAGGATCTTCGCTGCATTCATATTGGGCTCGGTCAGTCATTTCTGAAAATTCCCTCTCTGCGAAAGATGACAACTGGTCTTTCTTGAATCGACACAATAACATACAGGCCAATTCAGGCGCTCAAGATGGTTTTCCCGTAGTGATCACCCATCAAGAGACAATTATTTTCTAGCTCGCTCAACATTGATGCAGAAATTGCCAAGAAGTCCGGCTCGGTCGCTGGAGTGGTTTCGAGAAAATTCCGTTGAGTGAGAGAAACTGGCACGCCCCCCTCAAACGACCAGAATCTGGCTGATCAATGACGCAGAAAATCTCCGGTAACATGATTGCAGACAGCAACGATCAGTACGCAATTGTTGTCTCACGCTTCAACGAACTGGTGACGAAGCGTCTGTTGGACGGGGCAGTAGATACCCTGAAACGACACGGCGCGTCCGCCGATTCGATCGTCGAGTGCTGGGTTCCGGGAGCCTATGAATTACCGATCATCGCTGAACGACTCGCAGCGAGTGGGAAGTACGCTGCTGTCATCACTTTAGGTGCGGTCATTCAGGGTGACACTGACCATCACGACTATATCAATCACGCAGTGGCGCAAGGCATCATGGATGCATCGCAGAAGAATGGGATTCCCGTCTTGTTTGGAGTCCTGACCTGCCGTACGATGGAACAAGCTTTAGACCGTGCAGGTGGTAAAGCCGGGAACAAGGGAGTTGAAGCGGCCTTGGCAGCAATTGAAACTGTTAATGTGCTCAAACAACTTTCCTGATTCGTCTGGCGCAACTTCCCGGGTAGGATTATCGTCTTCTCGTTGTACGTTTTGCGTGTATCCACCTGAGGTAAAAAGAGAGGTCGCAGCATTCTCGATTGAGATTGTCAATGAAAATTGTCCGTTGAGAACAGGGCCCGGCGCCGAGATTGATGGTTTCGCCTCTGGAGTCTTATTCAAGGCTGCGGTTTCCAGAACGACACAAGCAACGACAGCAAATCCAATATTGGTCTTCACGTTCCGCCTCGTGGCGAGCGGTTTATGAAGTCGTGAATGCGACCTTCACGGGCACAACAGGCATTGCGATCGCTGCAGCGACTCGACCGCAATCAATTACACACCTATAGAGAGATTCATGGCTCGTCGAAGTAAATCACGTCAGGTTGCAGTGCAAATGCTGTATCAGGTGGACCTGAACCCGGATACAGAAGTCACTGAGATTAAAAAGATGATTGCCGAACGCATCAGCGATCAGCAACTGATCGATTTTGCGTGGAGCCTTTACGCAGGGGTTATGGAACACCGACAAGAACTCGACCTGAAGATCCAAAGCGTGGCCGCCAATTGGCGGCTGAATCGCATGGCAGCGACGGATCGGGCAGTCTTGCGTCTGGGAGCCTATGAAATCGTCAAAACAGAGACCCCACGCGGTGTCGCCATCGACGAAGCGATTGAACTCGCCAAAAAGTTCGGCGATGCCCAGTCTTCACAGTTTGTGAATGGAATTCTAGACAAAATCCATTCTGATTAGGGCATATTCAATGCTTCTCGCGCCTGTTGGGAGTCTTTTTCTCACGGGAAATCGCTCCGTTCCACGAGGCTGAACGCGAACATCATTTCAATAATGATGGCTCGGGAACACGAGTTCTGCCTCTTTGGGCTCAGCGTGTGTGCTGAGAGCCCCGTTTCTTTGCAGGGATAAAAAACAGAGAAGTCCTCTTTTCGCACAGATCGAAGTGACGAAATGTGGGATTTTGCTCATCAACCGGCTTTGCCGTGAGTGTTTTTTGATGCAACGCAGCATTTTTTCGAAGAATAATCGGAATAATCGTTATTTTCGTAAAGTTCTTCTCATGTCACGTCCTTCGAAGAGTCGAAAACGAAGATAGCTGGAGCTTGCGCGTCAAAATTGTTCCAGATATTTTCGAATCAGAATCATTGACTGAGTCGCGTTCAAACGGATTTGAATGCCTCGTGAGTTATCACGAATCAGTCGAACCGGGGTTTTGTTTAACTCAAACCTCAATGCGGCAGGGAGAATCACATGCGACGGAGTGCGTGCTTTCTAACAATCGTTGGTCTCAGCTTGAACAGTGTCGCTGCTCAAGACCTGTTTGGTCCCTCTGCTGTCCAACCAAAACCAGCTGGGAGAAGCCTCCAGTATTTCAATTCCGGCCAAAATAAGACACAAGAGCAAACGCAGAGTCAACGTTCTGCCGGGCTGAAGCAAGCTCCGCAACCGGTCACAATCTCTCCGGCCGCTCAGACTCCGAATTACTATTCGGAATTATTTGGCGATAAAGCTGAATTGAGCAACGCCGAATCGACCGAATCCCGCTCACGGCTCAAGCCAGTCATTACACCTCAGAATTCGAGCACAACATTTGCTCCACAAGGTGTGGTTCAAGCTGCTTTTGAGGAAGACAAAGAAGCGGCTAGCTCGCAAATTGAACAAGTGCGAGCTGAAGGCCGAGAGGCTCGACCGTTCCCTGGTGCTTCTCCAGTCGAAACTCCATCAAGCTTCGCTCCTGTTGCTCCTGTTGCTCCGCGAGTGCCTGTTGCAAACCCGAATCTTGCAAATCCGAGTGATGCAGTCTCTGGCCAGAAGACTTCACTGACAACACCGATCGCTGTTGAGTCCACCTCACCAGCAATGAGGGCACAAGCAGGCGAAACAGCTCCTGCGAATCGAGGGAACGTCACTTTCAGCCAACGATTTACCAAAGCTCCTCTCGCGGAACCGGTTCCAACTGTCACCACAATCGAAGCTTCCGGACCACAAACTCCGTCCGTGACAATTGAGTGGAAGCAGCAGTCAGCGATCAACGTTGGACAGGAATGCCAATGTGATCTGGTCGTGAAAAACTCCGGGAAAACCGATGCCTCTAGTGTCGAAGTGGAAGCATTTTTCCCAAACAACGTGAGACTTCTCGATGCCAACCCAAAGCCTTCGAAGAGCGAAACTTTCTTAGGCTGGCAATTTGCGACCCTCAAAGCGGGCGAAGAGCGAACTATTAAAATCAAGATGCTTCCTTTAGAACGAGGAAACATCGCCACACGAGCCAACGTTCGGTTCACAGGAACCGCAAGTAACGTTTTCACCGTGGCTGAACCTTTGCTGGCTGTGAAAGTACAAGGTCCACAACAAGTCATGATCGGCGAAAGTGCCCCTCATACTGTTGTGGTGACCAACCCGGGGAATGGGATTGCCTCGAACGTCCAAATCGAAGCTGTCATCCCCGACGGACTTGAACATGCTCGCGGAAAACGTTTGCTCATGGAGATCGGATCATTGAACCCGGGAGAATCTCGGAGCATCCGGCTTGCGATGGCTGCTGTCACCGGCGGAGAGCATCAAATTCAAGTACAGGCGAGAGCCGACGCAGGGTTGATTCAAAGAAGCGTTGCTGAAGTTTCTGTCATCGCTCCAAGTCTGAATGCCACGATCGATGGCCCTGGTCTTCGTTATCTGGGACGTCGGGGAGTCTTCTCTCTCACAGTCGCCAACGACGGAGCAGCGGCCACGAGCAATGTTCAACTGATGCACAAAGTCCCGGCTGGATTCGAGTTCATCAGTGCAGACAAAGGTGTTCAGTTTGATAAATCAACACGACTGTTGACCTGGTTCGTCGGTCGCCTTGAAAAAGGTGAGCAAAGCGAACTCAACGTCACGCTCTCTGCTAAGACACTCGGCGAACACAAGCACCTGGTTCGTGCAACTTCAGAGCACGGAAGCCTGGCAGATGCAGAATTCACGACACGGATTGAAGGAACCTCTTCCCTCTCTGTGGAAGTTGTCGACCTCGACGATCCTGTCGAAACCGGTACAGAAGCCATTTACGAAGTCCGCTTGAAGAACGAAGGCTCAGCCGCTGCCAAAGATGTTGGACTCGCTTGCGAGATGGCAACCGGAGTCAGCTTCGTAGGAGCGACTGGCCCAACACAGCACATTGCTGAACAACAAAACATTGTGTTCCGAACAATTCCAGAACTCGGCCCCGGGAAAGTGGCTGTCTACCGTGTCAGAGTCACTTCTCAAACATCCGGAAATGCTCGTTTCCGAGCCCGAGTCACCAGCGAATCGGTCGAAGAAGCACTCACCGCAGACGAGTTGACCAAGTTCTATGGTGAGTAAATTTCCTGCTGACCACACTCGCTGTGGTAGCTGACAGGTTGAGATCAATAGATCTGCACTCCGAGAAGCCGCGACTGAGGAATCAGTTGCGGCTTTTTTTATGCGCCGAGATCATTGCAGAATGACGAGAATTTGTAGATGCTGATGGGAATAACGAAATCCAAATTCAATCATTACGGACGGAATCACGCGCGGTGCGAGGAAGTCCATCGAGGGATCAGATGAAACCAATTCAAAAACTTTCAGCCATTGTCATCCTGCTCTGTCTGGGGACACTCACGAGTGTGGCATCTGCTCAGGACTGGACGCGATTTCGAGGACCGAACGGAGAGGGCAAAAGTGACCTGCAAGGTCTTCCGACTCAGTGGTCTCAGGATCAGTATGAATGGGTGATCGAACTTCCGGGCAAAGGGCATTCCTCACCGACTGTTGTGGATAATTTCTTGTTTCTGGCCACCGGCGAAGCGAACGGAAATCGAACGCTGCACTGCTTGAACGCGACCACTGGAAAAACGATCTGGAAGGATTCAATCAAACTCGAAGCGAATCACCTGCATCGCAAAAACAGCTACGCCTCGGGAACTCCAGCCGTGGGAGATGGTTTTGTGTATGTGGCCTTCGCGGATGAACAGCATTACGTGTTGCTGGCCTATAATTTCAAAGGAGAGCGTCAATGGTCACAAGACCTGGGGACATTCACCAGCTCCCACGGTCAAGGTGTTTCACCAATTGTGTACGACGGGAAGGTGATTGTTCCTTCGGATCAAGCAGGACCGAGCAAAGTCGTCGCCCTCGATGCCAAAACTGGAGAGCATGTTTGGACTTCCGAACGGAACTTTCGCAAAGCATCGTACGCCACTCCGATTATCATCAACGTGAATGGTGAGGACCAACTGGTCTGCTTGTGCGGAGCTTTGGGACTCACAGGACTCGACCCTCAAACCGGCAAGTCACTCTGGCAATCCGGTGAACTCCCGAAACGGACAGTCGCCTCACCGGTTTATGGGGATGGGCTGCTCTTCGCTACTTGTGGCTCAG from Thalassoglobus polymorphus includes the following:
- the leuB gene encoding 3-isopropylmalate dehydrogenase, which codes for MNAKIVLLPGDGIGPEVTEEGRKILVEVAEKFGHKFEFESHPIGGNAIDDFGDPLPEATLNACRNADGILLGAVGGPKWDDPTAKTRPEAGLLKIRKELGLFANLRPITTHEFLLDSSPLRREIVEGTDIFFVRELTGGIYFGDSNLEQNADGSETATSTMVYSTHEIERVVRVAAKAAQGRSGHLTSVDKANVLEASRLWRKVAERVVREEFPDLKYDVVLVDAMAMHLISRPSTFDVVVTGNMFGDILTDEGSMLPGSMGLLPSASLGSDGPGLYEPIHGSAPDIAGLGIANPLATILAAAMLLRHSLNLDDEAKAIEAAVDAVLSAGHRTKDLAKDGEVSLGTIEMGQKVIEALNS
- a CDS encoding DUF2062 domain-containing protein, which encodes MTQQVMNPDDAVSTTPARLTCPQRVDGPHLFSTQLFAFDDEYGCPSGNFSMSWQSRLIWWCDPRQWLHAILQLKDTPHSIAMGTAIGIFIGLTPTFGIQMLLVLAVAFLTQPFFRFNRFAALVAVYISNPFTMIPIYWMNYRIGAMFTHTQISWKEFVSLFQYSSYTEWWSTFSNVFYTLGTPLIIGSFLVATVLSLPTYPLILRLSERVQARRAARVQSRTEEASRGPKSAEMTEPERSSIS
- a CDS encoding TlpA family protein disulfide reductase, producing the protein MLKTTLLLLAFVPFLVAAGCSQEPGTPPDPEVPEAGGAVTPETPANETPAPAGQTEESSTTSDSSTSQAEEVKLEIKSWDQTQELISQHKGKIVVVDVWATYCAPCLVEFPNLVQLHKEHSDQVACLSISLDYQGFDDEPVETYTKPVLAVLKKQGATFQNILCSTASDIVYNEKIKQGSIPIVYVYGKDGQLAGQFPNPEDPAEFTYQEDVLPLVTKLMNQ